A stretch of the Uranotaenia lowii strain MFRU-FL chromosome 3, ASM2978415v1, whole genome shotgun sequence genome encodes the following:
- the LOC129751249 gene encoding serine/arginine-rich splicing factor 6: MNSISKIHFNSSTGLSLNDRFTYISKVAPPEKSVGGGGGGGSSYMRKRSNSVDSYGGGRIAPGTGSRGSLANRQLVSQLDRRHVSQRTPLALRNRNIRSGRQRLNRNFAARNQLRRAAGNTLNLSGGSRRLQRSNSLSDIATMNADYVERQSLRRSNSQLSIASRLGRGRSRSRGRPMQRSNSSMNLDRGRSRGRSRSRSRTRMPPARMPPARSRSRGNLSRVGSRGSGLNNLNGNGNGRSRSRGRIPLTGRRPASRAGAGRGNMRSGSVNGRLGLNRTNRPLPNGARAGRGGRIIKRGPRRGALVGGQGGPSGRGRPGRALQRGGPNAGGAATRRGRSRTRGRAASQNRARSGQRRGRNVSRGRRASAPNPKSKEDLDKELDQYMANTKSSLDKEMDEYMNGIHSSTI, from the exons ATgaattcgatcagcaaaattcaCTTCAACAGTTCGACCGGGCTGTCGTTGAATGACCGATTTACCTACATCAGCAAGGTGGCTCCACCGGAAAAATCTGTTGgcggaggaggaggaggaggttCATCGTACATGCGAAAACGGTCCAACTCGGTCGATTCGTACGGAGGTGGCCGGATTGCTCCCGGAACCGGAAGCCGCGGTTCGTTGGCCAATCGGCAGCTGGTCAGTCAGCTGGATCGGCGACACGTTAGCCAGAGGACGCCGTTGGCTTTGCGAAAT CGAAACATCCGTTCCGGGCGGCAGCGCTTGAACCGAAACTTTGCCGCCCGCAATCAGTTACGTCGAGCAGCCGGCAATACCCTGAACCTTTCGGGAGGATCCCGCCGGTTGCAGCGCTCCAACAGCCTGTCGGACATTGCCAC GATGAATGCCGACTACGTGGAACGCCAGTCATTGCGTCGTTCAAATTCGCAGCTGAGCATTGCTTCCCGGTTGGGACGTGGCCGCAGTCGATCACGCGGACGTCCCATGCAGCGCTCGAATTCGTCGATGAATTTAGATCGAGGACGCTCCCGCGGACGTTCTCGGTCCCGTTCCCGTACCCGTATGCCACCGGCCCGTATGCCACCGGCTCGTTCCCGATCCCGTGGCAATCTGTCCAGGGTGGGATCCCGCGGATCCGGTTTGAATAATCTCAACGGAAATGGTAATGGTCGGTCGCGTTCGCGTGGCCGCATCCCATTGACCGGTAGACGGCCAGCCAGCCGTGCCGGTGCTGGCCGCGGAAATATGCGCTCCGGAAGTGTGAATGGCCGATTGGGCTTGAACCGCACCAACCGTCCGTTGCCCAATGGAGCCCGTGCTGGTCGCGGAGGACGTATTATCAAGCGAGGACCGAGGCGAGGAGCCTTAGTTGGTGGACAAGGTGGCCCCAGTGGCCGAGGAAGACCCGGACGCGCACTGCAGAG AGGTGGACCGAATGCCGGGGGAGCGGCAACCCGTCGTGGGCGATCCCGCACCAGAGGTCGCGCGGCTTCACAGAACCGTGCCCGCAGTGGCCAACGTCGCGGCCGTAATG TCTCCCGTGGAAGACGCGCGTCGGCCCCAAACCCGAAGAGCAAGGAAGACCTGGACAAAGAACTGGACCAGTACATGGCCAACACGAAATCTTCGCTGGACAAGGAAATGGACGAGTACATGAACGGAATTCACAGCAGCACCATCTGA